A part of Arachis hypogaea cultivar Tifrunner chromosome 12, arahy.Tifrunner.gnm2.J5K5, whole genome shotgun sequence genomic DNA contains:
- the LOC112728807 gene encoding small ribosomal subunit protein eS17-like → MGRVRTKTVKKSSRQVIERYYSKMTLDFHTNKKVLEEVALIPSKRLRNKIAGFSTHLMKRIQKGPVRGISLKLQEEERERRMDFVPEVSAINVDSIEVDKQTIDMLAALGMSDIPGVVQVEPTAVQQVPFGRGGFAGGAGRRF, encoded by the coding sequence ATGGGGCGAGTTCGCACAAAAACGGTGAAAAAATCCTCGAGGCAAGTGATCGAGAGGTACTACTCCAAAATGACGCTGGATTTTCACACGAACAAGAAGGTTCTAGAAGAAGTAGCGCTAATCCCATCGAAGAGGCTCCGAAACAAGATCGCAGGGTTCTCAACGCACCTGATGAAGAGGATCCAGAAAGGACCGGTTCGTGGAATCTCGCTGAAGCTGcaggaagaggagagagagaggcgcATGGATTTCGTTCCAGAAGTTTCCGCCATTAATGTCGATAGCATCGAGGTCGATAAGCAGACCATCGACATGCTTGCTGCGTTAGGTATGTCTGATATTCCTGGTGTTGTGCAGGTTGAGCCTACGGCGGTTCAGCAGGTTCCGTTTGGCCGCGGTGGTTTTGCTGGCGGCGCTGGTAGGAGGTTCTGA
- the LOC112728808 gene encoding uncharacterized protein has translation MYEMVLWSYPPTRKQVVASAAVFVTGASLVGAGAYLSMANIGPQQARAKARSEEIKKLLRKFLDD, from the coding sequence ATGTATGAAATGGTGTTGTGGTCGTACCCACCGACGCGGAAGCAAGTGGTGGCGAGCGCCGCCGTGTTTGTGACGGGAGCGTCGCTGGTGGGCGCCGGAGCATACCTATCAATGGCGAATATAGGCCCACAGCAGGCTCGTGCTAAAGCTCGAAGTGAAGAAATCAAGAAGCTTCTGAGGAAGTTTCTCGATGATTGA
- the LOC112728810 gene encoding B3 domain-containing protein At3g11580-like isoform X2, with protein sequence MSINHYSSSPMDLQETTPLWWTQQPQPPLHYNNNIHNSQNTPRFNLNNEETDTATTSHEGDEEEEEENLPEPIQQDDNNHQHNERMFEKPLTPSDVGKLNRLVIPKQHAEKYFPLTASSATESGTECKGLLLSFEDESGKCWRFRYSYWNSSQSYVLTKGWSRYVKDKRLDAGDVVSFERHRADSQRLFIRWRRRSSPMAQVSRAPHADVNNDKTGVAWTSGFYCAHPPYPAHHLHNQHLTYPQQHEGSSSSLHAGSQGKNQRMRPVGNCSSSSSKVLRLFGVNMECQTQHDDDSQPSTTKEDTSNSDTHHFYHHNYYHQPSNNSHPNHNHMLPHQQSYYY encoded by the exons atgTCTATAAACCACTACTCTTCTTCCCCTATGGACCTCCAAGAAACGACACCGTTGTGGTGGACTCAACAACCACAACCTCCTCTCCACTACAACAATAACATTCATAATTCCCAAAACACCCCTCGCTTCAACCTCAACAACGAAGAAACCGACACCGCCACTACGTCACACGAaggagacgaagaagaagaagaagagaatcttCCAGAACCAATACAACAAGACGATAACAACCACCAACATAACGAGAGAATGTTCGAGAAGCCGTTAACGCCAAGCGACGTTGGAAAGCTTAACCGTCTCGTCATCCCAAAGCAACACGCCGAGAAGTACTTCCCTCTAACTGCCTCCTCCGCTACTGAGTCAGGCACCGAGTGCAAGGGTTTGTTACTGAGTTTCGAGGACGAGTCAGGAAAGTGTTGGCGATTCCGTTACTCGTATTGGAACAGCAGCCAGAGCTATGTGCTAACCAAAGGATGGAGCCGTTACGTCAAGGACAAGCGTCTTGACGCCGGCGACGTCGTTTCCTTCGAGCGCCACCGCGCTGACTCTCAGCGGCTCTTTATTCGCTGGAGGCGCCGATCTTCTCCGATGGCGCAAGTTAGCAGAGCGCCTCACGCTGATGTGAATAATGACAAGACTGGTGTAGCGTGGACTAGCGGATTCTATTGTGCGCACCCTCCTTATCCTGCGCATCATCTTCATAACCAACACTTAACATATCCACAACAACATGAGGGGAGTAGTAGTAGTCTTCATGCAG GGTCCCAAGGGAAGAACCAAAGGATGAGACCAGTTGGAAACTGTTCAAGTTCAAGTTCGAAGGTACTTAGGTTGTTTGGGGTGAACATGGAATGCCAAACTCAACATGATGATGATTCTCAACCTTCAACAACAAAAGAGGATACTAGTAATTCAGATACCCACCATTTCTACCACCATAATTATTATCATCAACCTTCTAATAATTCTCACCCTAATCACAATCACATGTTACCTCATCAACAATCATACTACTATTAG
- the LOC112728810 gene encoding B3 domain-containing protein At5g06250-like isoform X1, translating into MSINHYSSSPMDLQETTPLWWTQQPQPPLHYNNNIHNSQNTPRFNLNNEETDTATTSHEGDEEEEEENLPEPIQQDDNNHQHNERMFEKPLTPSDVGKLNRLVIPKQHAEKYFPLTASSATESGTECKGLLLSFEDESGKCWRFRYSYWNSSQSYVLTKGWSRYVKDKRLDAGDVVSFERHRADSQRLFIRWRRRSSPMAQVSRAPHADVNNDKTGVAWTSGFYCAHPPYPAHHLHNQHLTYPQQHEGSSSSLHAVGSQGKNQRMRPVGNCSSSSSKVLRLFGVNMECQTQHDDDSQPSTTKEDTSNSDTHHFYHHNYYHQPSNNSHPNHNHMLPHQQSYYY; encoded by the exons atgTCTATAAACCACTACTCTTCTTCCCCTATGGACCTCCAAGAAACGACACCGTTGTGGTGGACTCAACAACCACAACCTCCTCTCCACTACAACAATAACATTCATAATTCCCAAAACACCCCTCGCTTCAACCTCAACAACGAAGAAACCGACACCGCCACTACGTCACACGAaggagacgaagaagaagaagaagagaatcttCCAGAACCAATACAACAAGACGATAACAACCACCAACATAACGAGAGAATGTTCGAGAAGCCGTTAACGCCAAGCGACGTTGGAAAGCTTAACCGTCTCGTCATCCCAAAGCAACACGCCGAGAAGTACTTCCCTCTAACTGCCTCCTCCGCTACTGAGTCAGGCACCGAGTGCAAGGGTTTGTTACTGAGTTTCGAGGACGAGTCAGGAAAGTGTTGGCGATTCCGTTACTCGTATTGGAACAGCAGCCAGAGCTATGTGCTAACCAAAGGATGGAGCCGTTACGTCAAGGACAAGCGTCTTGACGCCGGCGACGTCGTTTCCTTCGAGCGCCACCGCGCTGACTCTCAGCGGCTCTTTATTCGCTGGAGGCGCCGATCTTCTCCGATGGCGCAAGTTAGCAGAGCGCCTCACGCTGATGTGAATAATGACAAGACTGGTGTAGCGTGGACTAGCGGATTCTATTGTGCGCACCCTCCTTATCCTGCGCATCATCTTCATAACCAACACTTAACATATCCACAACAACATGAGGGGAGTAGTAGTAGTCTTCATGCAG TAGGGTCCCAAGGGAAGAACCAAAGGATGAGACCAGTTGGAAACTGTTCAAGTTCAAGTTCGAAGGTACTTAGGTTGTTTGGGGTGAACATGGAATGCCAAACTCAACATGATGATGATTCTCAACCTTCAACAACAAAAGAGGATACTAGTAATTCAGATACCCACCATTTCTACCACCATAATTATTATCATCAACCTTCTAATAATTCTCACCCTAATCACAATCACATGTTACCTCATCAACAATCATACTACTATTAG